One Candidatus Korarchaeum sp. genomic region harbors:
- a CDS encoding transcriptional regulator encodes MQPEEEIRRVIEFNEVLGDGVRLAIMLYLRIKGKARFNELASGLGISSGRLAHHLGVLEGSGYIRVERLREDLRGRIIEITPEGVNALREYLSSMVSMARKLL; translated from the coding sequence ATGCAGCCAGAGGAGGAAATAAGGAGGGTAATTGAGTTCAATGAAGTATTAGGAGATGGAGTGAGGCTAGCGATAATGCTCTACCTTAGGATTAAGGGAAAGGCCAGGTTCAACGAGCTTGCCTCAGGCCTTGGGATATCCTCCGGGAGGCTGGCTCACCACCTCGGCGTGCTGGAGGGATCGGGTTACATCAGGGTGGAGAGATTGAGGGAGGACTTGAGGGGTAGGATCATAGAGATCACTCCTGAGGGAGTGAACGCCTTAAGGGAGTATTTGTCTTCAATGGTCTCAATGGCCAGGAAGCTTCTATAA
- a CDS encoding ASKHA domain-containing protein, with product MAPKVFVLPLNRELTARRGDILGELLSRELGFELPCGGAGFCGNCIIRMVKGALSEPSPEERISGVLERGMRLACRTRIEGDVVIEIPELRPIAVFSGVMPRLRPDPTPKYFRRGECSSEVGFAVDLGTTKIAGAIVDLDTGETLAEGFVVNPQVSRGADLITRVERSLRGEGEELRRLAVKGITELLSKIAKDRCLSSILIVGNSVMQSLLLGLDVESLARAPFDPPLKGWLIGPAPELGLPDALAIIPPSLGGFAGSDALADIITARLLRIEAPYLLLDLGTNAEVILDTGSSILVATAPAGSAFETSVPPGIAGVEEAIREVRLEGGEWRLRFSGRPWGLSGSGLISAVAEMLRNGLIDENGRMRRDLNGRVTLLEDPRVEITQRDIREVQKGVASIYAAWRTLVEEARVRPERVVMAGTFGTFVRFEDALDIGLIPPVNESSFISIGNSALAGAKSMLISKEAFDLANSLLAEIVHIELTGNHHFPDIFVEGLSLRRRA from the coding sequence ATAGCTCCGAAGGTCTTTGTACTCCCCCTCAACAGGGAGCTCACTGCGAGGAGAGGGGATATCTTAGGGGAGCTGCTGAGCAGGGAGCTGGGATTCGAGTTGCCCTGTGGTGGAGCTGGCTTCTGTGGGAACTGTATCATCAGGATGGTGAAGGGGGCCCTCTCGGAGCCTTCTCCTGAGGAGAGGATATCTGGCGTCTTGGAGAGGGGGATGAGATTGGCCTGCAGGACCAGGATTGAGGGGGACGTCGTCATAGAGATACCTGAGCTCAGACCAATTGCTGTGTTTTCCGGGGTGATGCCCAGGCTCAGACCGGATCCCACGCCAAAGTACTTCAGAAGAGGGGAGTGCTCCTCTGAAGTGGGATTCGCAGTTGACTTGGGTACCACGAAGATAGCAGGCGCCATAGTCGATCTGGACACCGGTGAGACTCTAGCTGAGGGATTCGTTGTTAACCCTCAGGTCTCCAGGGGGGCTGATCTCATCACCAGAGTGGAGAGATCGCTCAGAGGGGAGGGGGAGGAGCTCAGGAGACTGGCTGTTAAGGGCATAACTGAGCTGCTATCCAAGATAGCCAAGGATAGGTGCTTATCATCGATCCTGATAGTTGGGAACTCCGTCATGCAGTCCCTCCTCTTAGGACTCGATGTTGAGAGCTTAGCCAGAGCTCCGTTCGATCCACCCCTCAAGGGATGGTTGATAGGCCCCGCGCCCGAGCTGGGACTTCCCGATGCCCTAGCGATAATACCACCCTCGCTAGGGGGGTTCGCTGGCTCAGATGCGCTTGCGGACATCATCACGGCTAGACTGCTTAGAATTGAGGCTCCCTACCTCCTCCTAGATCTTGGAACGAATGCTGAGGTCATATTAGATACTGGAAGCTCGATCCTCGTGGCTACAGCTCCAGCGGGCTCCGCTTTCGAGACAAGCGTGCCCCCAGGGATCGCGGGAGTTGAGGAGGCTATTAGGGAGGTTAGGCTCGAGGGAGGGGAGTGGAGGCTCAGGTTCTCTGGAAGACCTTGGGGACTATCGGGCTCAGGCTTGATCTCAGCCGTGGCGGAGATGTTAAGGAACGGGCTAATAGACGAAAACGGGAGAATGAGGAGGGATCTTAATGGAAGGGTGACTTTGCTGGAGGATCCTAGGGTTGAGATAACTCAGAGGGATATTAGGGAGGTCCAGAAAGGAGTAGCCTCGATCTACGCTGCCTGGAGGACCCTTGTGGAGGAAGCCAGGGTGAGGCCCGAGAGGGTGGTCATGGCCGGGACATTCGGTACCTTCGTGAGGTTCGAGGACGCTCTGGACATCGGTTTAATACCTCCCGTTAATGAGAGCAGCTTCATCTCAATTGGAAACTCGGCCCTAGCTGGTGCCAAGTCCATGCTCATCAGCAAGGAAGCTTTTGACTTGGCGAACTCGCTCCTGGCCGAGATCGTTCATATAGAATTGACCGGAAATCATCACTTTCCGGACATCTTCGTCGAGGGGCTCAGCCTCAGGAGGAGGGCTTAG
- a CDS encoding shikimate kinase — protein MRGLVVARVNGAITVINAIASWRGSAIGIEMEVSAKARASNEFSVSPEDPLVVEAAREALKFIGGRGIELEVTSNIPIGWGLKSSSAVANATVLAVIGAHGRRINLLDAIKISVRAARRAGVTVTGAMDDAAASMLGGLVLTDNSRDELIMRVPVPELDVAILLPHGESARPTSSVDSRRISKYSSLTNSLMDLLPKRPWEVMTLNGLLYSGLLGFNAEPALKAMELGALGAGLSGTGPAVAAVCKDCKEVISYWESLGRVIRSKITNRRAEVDSH, from the coding sequence GTGCGAGGCTTGGTGGTAGCGAGGGTTAACGGGGCGATAACGGTCATTAATGCGATAGCCTCATGGAGAGGGTCGGCTATAGGAATTGAGATGGAGGTTTCAGCCAAAGCAAGAGCTTCAAATGAGTTCTCAGTGAGTCCTGAGGACCCGCTGGTCGTCGAAGCAGCAAGAGAGGCCCTGAAGTTCATCGGAGGGAGGGGGATAGAGCTGGAGGTGACCTCTAACATACCCATCGGTTGGGGGTTGAAGAGCAGCAGTGCGGTAGCCAACGCTACTGTGCTGGCCGTGATAGGAGCTCACGGGAGGAGGATAAATCTTTTGGATGCGATCAAAATCTCGGTTAGAGCCGCTAGAAGAGCTGGCGTCACGGTGACCGGTGCTATGGATGACGCGGCAGCCTCCATGCTCGGAGGTCTCGTCCTGACCGATAACTCGAGGGACGAGCTCATAATGAGGGTCCCCGTCCCCGAACTGGACGTGGCCATACTCCTCCCACACGGGGAGTCAGCGAGACCCACCTCATCGGTGGACTCGAGGAGGATATCCAAGTACTCCTCACTGACGAACTCGCTCATGGATCTCCTGCCCAAGCGACCTTGGGAAGTGATGACGCTTAACGGACTGCTCTACAGCGGGCTCCTGGGGTTCAATGCGGAGCCCGCCCTGAAGGCGATGGAACTGGGCGCCTTAGGAGCTGGGCTCTCGGGGACGGGGCCAGCCGTAGCTGCTGTCTGTAAGGATTGTAAGGAGGTTATCAGTTACTGGGAATCTCTAGGGAGAGTGATAAGAAGTAAGATAACTAACAGGAGGGCTGAAGTAGATTCCCATTGA
- a CDS encoding NifB/NifX family molybdenum-iron cluster-binding protein: MRVLVPVIPIKDGLLISPHFGRAVAFALFEVEGGSYRFELHKNPAPPQQEGGRGRTVLSLVNELKPDAVIVRSIGPGAFERLMASGIRVMRSRDRLAEEAIRRFIGGELEEMREPESGQGP; the protein is encoded by the coding sequence ATGAGGGTACTGGTACCCGTTATACCTATTAAGGACGGGCTCCTAATCTCCCCTCACTTCGGCAGGGCTGTAGCATTCGCTCTCTTTGAGGTAGAGGGGGGCAGCTATAGGTTCGAACTTCACAAAAATCCCGCTCCTCCTCAGCAGGAGGGGGGTAGGGGAAGGACCGTATTGAGTTTGGTGAATGAGTTAAAGCCGGATGCCGTTATAGTGAGGTCCATAGGCCCTGGGGCCTTCGAGAGGCTGATGGCGTCCGGAATTAGGGTGATGAGGAGTCGCGATAGGCTGGCTGAGGAGGCTATCAGGAGGTTCATCGGAGGAGAGCTTGAGGAGATGAGGGAGCCTGAATCAGGTCAAGGGCCTTAA
- a CDS encoding methionine synthase yields the protein MRTSHVGSYPLEHSLANMVRAYSDTLSLGLSIPPIPQLRSFTDIYLEPLVRDGTLRRVSEGRYAPLNLDNPSFDPGEVEKFLELSGADPRNLRFAVAGPLTLASRVGESEGFHKSMLAKKEVVLSFFTPYVKGIVEWASYKGIGYLFIDEPILGLIVGRRILFNYSERDLISIYEEILSEFKYDTGLHVCGKISPLLSEILVRIPVKYLSHEFHDTRENLEVFERGELEEFGKIISPGVVSARDIEVEPPDEVSSLLKALIERFGGDRVDLVSADCGFRGLLGYENAYETSLMKLKVIVDVASSLE from the coding sequence TTGAGGACTTCGCATGTGGGGAGCTACCCACTGGAGCATTCGCTCGCCAACATGGTCAGGGCCTACTCAGATACGCTGAGCCTGGGCCTATCGATCCCCCCCATCCCGCAGTTGAGGAGCTTCACTGACATATACTTAGAGCCGCTGGTAAGGGATGGAACACTTAGGAGGGTAAGTGAGGGAAGATATGCCCCACTAAACCTTGATAATCCTTCATTTGATCCGGGGGAGGTGGAGAAATTCTTAGAACTCTCCGGAGCGGATCCCAGGAACCTGAGATTCGCAGTAGCTGGACCTTTAACGTTGGCCAGTAGGGTAGGGGAGAGCGAGGGGTTCCATAAATCCATGTTAGCTAAGAAGGAGGTCGTCCTCTCCTTCTTCACCCCTTACGTGAAGGGGATAGTGGAATGGGCGTCCTATAAGGGAATAGGGTACCTCTTCATAGACGAGCCCATCTTGGGGTTGATCGTGGGGAGGAGGATCCTCTTCAATTACTCCGAGAGGGATCTCATCTCCATATATGAGGAGATCCTCAGCGAATTTAAATATGACACTGGACTACATGTTTGCGGTAAGATCTCCCCTCTACTCTCCGAGATCCTCGTGAGGATCCCCGTGAAATACCTAAGTCATGAGTTCCACGATACTAGGGAGAACTTGGAGGTCTTCGAGAGGGGAGAGCTCGAGGAGTTCGGTAAGATCATATCGCCGGGTGTCGTGAGCGCTAGGGACATCGAGGTTGAACCTCCCGATGAGGTCAGTTCCTTGCTTAAGGCCCTGATCGAGAGGTTCGGAGGGGATAGAGTAGATTTGGTGAGCGCTGATTGCGGTTTCAGGGGTTTATTAGGGTATGAAAATGCGTATGAGACCTCCTTGATGAAGTTAAAGGTCATAGTCGATGTCGCTTCGTCCCTCGAGTGA
- a CDS encoding phospholipase D-like domain-containing protein, whose product MRTYVGRNLGAFLELMIFSASKSIWLCSPRISPNFAQRLLEHARKGIDVKVITETHKNEESLNIIKRALRSDRNSEVIGEGSSSPQLDYLILKSNKENLQMGIYIVDGKQAVIGSANLVESDLYGGIEYVIIIDDPRDVEKVIEDFIALWRLYTGLSDDVVEYTRSFSKEAFYQRLR is encoded by the coding sequence ATGAGAACCTACGTGGGTAGGAACTTAGGTGCTTTTCTCGAACTGATGATATTCAGTGCAAGCAAGTCCATCTGGTTATGCAGTCCGAGGATATCTCCTAACTTCGCTCAGAGGCTGTTAGAACATGCTAGGAAGGGGATTGATGTTAAAGTGATCACTGAGACTCATAAGAACGAGGAGAGCTTGAACATAATAAAGAGGGCTTTGAGATCAGATAGGAACTCTGAGGTCATCGGAGAGGGTTCCTCGTCCCCGCAACTAGATTACCTTATCTTGAAATCGAATAAGGAGAATCTTCAGATGGGTATTTACATCGTAGACGGTAAGCAAGCTGTTATAGGTTCCGCTAACCTCGTTGAGTCCGATCTTTACGGAGGCATCGAGTACGTGATCATAATAGACGATCCGAGGGATGTTGAGAAGGTAATTGAGGATTTCATAGCTCTATGGAGGCTCTACACTGGGTTAAGCGATGATGTTGTCGAATATACGAGGTCCTTCTCCAAGGAAGCGTTCTACCAACGTCTCAGGTGA
- a CDS encoding 3-dehydroquinate synthase II, producing the protein MPHSKELIVLADSSPDSVIEKAVKSGIKVAAIDEETYTRLRGFLDPSMIISVSEWPSRGELTLFRIKGPEDIDTLRRDLQDSRILIDSESWRIIPLENILAAVGNERVYAIANSLEDARSLLGVLEVGVKGVVIPIKDLPQLEALLRLSEEATPLPLRPAKVTEVKQIGMGDRVCVDTTSMLSRGEGMLVGGSASFLLLVHSENIESPFTAPREFRVNAGAVSNYTLAPGGRTLYLSEVRSGSEVIAVSKEGRRRVVSVGRAKIERRPMVLVRAAIDGDEGWAVLQLAETIPLVSPDGSIVSVTELKPGDSVLAYTSPKKARHFGMAVEEFIEER; encoded by the coding sequence ATGCCGCATAGTAAGGAGCTGATAGTGCTAGCGGACTCCTCGCCGGATTCCGTCATTGAGAAGGCTGTGAAGAGCGGTATTAAGGTGGCAGCCATTGATGAGGAGACCTATACCAGGCTAAGGGGATTCCTGGATCCCTCCATGATAATCAGCGTGAGCGAGTGGCCGTCCAGAGGGGAGCTCACGCTGTTCAGGATCAAGGGGCCCGAGGACATAGATACGCTGAGGAGAGACTTGCAGGATTCGAGGATCCTGATAGACAGCGAAAGCTGGAGGATAATCCCGCTTGAGAACATACTAGCTGCTGTTGGTAACGAGAGGGTATATGCCATCGCGAACAGCTTGGAGGACGCTAGATCCCTTCTAGGGGTGCTCGAAGTGGGGGTTAAGGGTGTGGTAATCCCAATCAAGGATCTACCTCAGCTGGAGGCCCTGTTAAGGCTCTCGGAGGAGGCCACCCCCCTACCCCTGAGGCCGGCTAAAGTCACTGAGGTCAAGCAGATAGGGATGGGGGACAGGGTCTGCGTCGACACCACCTCGATGCTCTCGAGGGGGGAGGGGATGCTCGTGGGGGGCTCAGCATCCTTCCTCCTCCTAGTTCACAGTGAGAACATAGAATCGCCTTTCACCGCACCCAGGGAGTTCAGGGTTAATGCGGGAGCTGTCTCGAACTACACATTAGCTCCGGGAGGGAGGACCCTCTACCTCTCCGAGGTGAGGTCGGGGAGCGAGGTCATAGCCGTCTCGAAGGAGGGGAGGAGGAGGGTAGTTAGCGTCGGCAGGGCTAAGATAGAGAGGAGACCCATGGTCCTAGTGAGAGCTGCTATCGATGGTGATGAGGGATGGGCCGTGCTTCAGTTGGCTGAGACGATCCCCTTAGTGAGTCCCGACGGCTCCATCGTGTCCGTGACCGAGCTGAAGCCCGGGGACAGCGTGCTAGCTTACACCTCCCCCAAGAAAGCCAGGCACTTCGGCATGGCCGTTGAGGAGTTCATAGAGGAGAGGTAA
- the aroE gene encoding shikimate dehydrogenase: MEGLSLDANTKLTCLLGHPVGHSASPAIHNASYRRLGLNAVYLAFDILRLKPAIDGLRELGAIGCNITIPHKEGVVELLDHVDEEAVLVGAVNVVRFGEEVEGFNTDIEGVRYSLKLLDASGDKALILGAGGAARSVLAALSGSFKMVFVTSRNFERTKALASLCSKLGIDFHPLPWEERSSPLAEVDLVVNATPLGTGGGEFPLDLGKLRSDTAVLDLVYNPLETHLVREAKRRGCRAIGGLKMLVRQAAESERIWFDVEPDEGIMEEAALRFLGARLGGSEG, encoded by the coding sequence ATGGAAGGGCTGAGTTTAGACGCAAATACGAAGCTCACGTGTTTGCTTGGCCATCCAGTAGGCCACTCAGCATCTCCTGCGATACATAACGCCTCCTACAGGAGATTGGGACTGAACGCTGTTTACCTAGCGTTCGATATCTTGAGGCTGAAGCCGGCCATCGACGGTCTGAGGGAGCTGGGCGCTATCGGTTGCAATATAACGATACCGCATAAGGAGGGAGTGGTGGAGCTCCTCGACCACGTGGATGAGGAGGCCGTGCTCGTAGGGGCTGTGAACGTGGTGAGGTTCGGGGAGGAGGTTGAGGGGTTCAATACCGATATCGAGGGGGTTAGGTACAGCCTAAAGCTCTTGGACGCTAGCGGTGATAAGGCCCTGATACTCGGAGCCGGAGGAGCCGCTAGATCAGTCTTAGCAGCTCTATCAGGATCTTTCAAGATGGTTTTCGTGACATCCAGGAACTTTGAGAGGACAAAAGCTCTAGCTAGTCTCTGCTCTAAGTTAGGGATTGACTTCCATCCCCTCCCTTGGGAGGAGAGGAGCTCCCCTTTAGCTGAGGTGGATCTAGTGGTTAACGCGACTCCCCTGGGGACCGGAGGAGGCGAGTTTCCCCTGGACCTGGGTAAGCTCAGGAGCGACACCGCGGTGCTGGACCTCGTTTACAATCCCTTGGAGACGCACTTGGTGAGGGAGGCCAAGAGGAGAGGTTGCAGAGCCATCGGAGGGCTGAAGATGCTCGTGAGGCAAGCAGCTGAGTCTGAGAGGATATGGTTCGATGTCGAGCCGGATGAGGGCATCATGGAGGAAGCGGCCCTGAGGTTCCTGGGTGCGAGGCTTGGTGGTAGCGAGGGTTAA